A section of the Pseudomonas flavescens genome encodes:
- a CDS encoding integrase domain-containing protein, with the protein MALVGRRDGRNFGYGRQLSYAGPQALKDLFGGGHYGTVKAHSDRWLAFVRWCRSEDGPGVNDARQIDRQTLLDYTGHLRQQVEQGELAIATAQNRLSSVNRTMAALRGDQYVKVPSPSKALEMQRTTIRMTVPQGQDREHVMRIVDALREQHPRAAAIVQLARATGMRLREAILADLPRLKREAEQYSKINIQDGTKGGRSGASAPRWITVDEQIREALRFAEQVSPDGSRNLLAPNESYLDFQPSVVRPARDILHTYNLKGFHELRAAYACERYEQITHHLAPINGGRCRRLNPRLDREARFQISYELGHSRIDVASAYIGGRE; encoded by the coding sequence ATGGCATTGGTAGGCAGGCGAGATGGACGCAATTTTGGCTATGGTCGGCAACTGAGCTATGCCGGACCGCAGGCATTGAAAGACCTGTTTGGCGGTGGGCATTACGGGACGGTCAAAGCACACAGTGATCGGTGGCTGGCGTTTGTACGCTGGTGTCGGTCGGAGGATGGGCCAGGCGTCAACGATGCGCGACAGATTGATCGGCAGACCTTGCTGGACTACACCGGACATCTGCGCCAACAAGTTGAACAAGGTGAGCTCGCTATCGCCACTGCGCAAAACCGGTTGTCCAGTGTGAATCGAACCATGGCCGCGCTTCGCGGTGATCAGTATGTGAAAGTGCCGAGTCCGAGCAAGGCGCTGGAAATGCAGCGCACCACCATCCGCATGACAGTTCCACAAGGCCAGGATCGCGAACACGTGATGCGCATCGTCGATGCGCTCCGCGAACAGCATCCCCGTGCCGCCGCCATCGTGCAGTTGGCACGCGCCACCGGCATGCGTTTGCGCGAGGCGATCTTGGCCGACCTGCCGCGTCTAAAACGTGAGGCCGAACAATACAGCAAGATCAATATCCAGGATGGTACCAAAGGTGGTCGCTCTGGCGCGTCGGCGCCTCGCTGGATTACGGTAGATGAGCAAATTCGTGAGGCGCTGAGGTTTGCCGAACAGGTCTCGCCCGACGGCAGCCGCAACCTGCTTGCACCTAACGAGAGCTACCTCGATTTCCAACCGAGTGTCGTCCGCCCCGCCCGAGATATCCTCCATACGTACAACCTCAAAGGCTTCCACGAACTACGCGCGGCCTATGCGTGCGAACGCTATGAACAGATCACCCACCACCTAGCGCCCATCAACGGTGGCAGGTGCAGGCGGCTCAATCCGCGCCTTGATCGAGAGGCACGATTTCAAATCAGCTATGAGCTGGGACACAGCCGAATCGACGTGGCATCGGCCTACATCGGTGGCCGAGAATGA
- a CDS encoding YfbU family protein has product MKISNPEKLIILMLSEIYDKLELNDVDTHLLRSAIHSENTWAIDWEMSGVFGSEVEATPPLVSEIVDYLDMWSFLEEAYSLFDSASKEKIACEAEPFGKHVRFPGFDGNNEHDALSIVRILVDDMGRFSRFKGREINSHAPLIPAYARMYKVFEPIRASLSGIRHLSPEQVISVLKAMRYSEA; this is encoded by the coding sequence ATGAAAATATCAAACCCAGAAAAACTAATTATTCTTATGCTTAGTGAGATTTATGACAAGCTAGAACTAAATGATGTAGACACTCATCTACTCCGCTCTGCCATCCACTCTGAAAATACTTGGGCAATCGATTGGGAGATGTCCGGCGTTTTTGGAAGCGAGGTAGAAGCGACTCCCCCACTGGTTAGTGAGATAGTAGACTATTTAGATATGTGGTCATTCCTTGAGGAGGCGTATAGCTTATTTGACTCAGCCAGCAAGGAAAAAATTGCTTGTGAAGCTGAGCCGTTTGGCAAGCACGTGCGCTTTCCAGGGTTTGACGGAAACAATGAACATGATGCCCTATCAATCGTCAGAATTTTAGTAGATGACATGGGTAGATTCAGCCGATTCAAGGGGCGAGAAATAAATTCCCACGCACCATTAATTCCAGCATATGCCCGGATGTATAAGGTATTCGAACCAATTCGAGCATCCCTTTCTGGAATTCGCCACCTAAGTCCCGAACAGGTCATTTCCGTACTTAAAGCAATGCGCTACTCGGAGGCATAA
- a CDS encoding type II toxin-antitoxin system HicB family antitoxin — translation MLYPIAIHPGDDTHAWGVEVPDISGCFSAGDDLDDALAMAREAIEGHLQLLAEEGAQIPQANTLTHHAANPAYASSTWAVVDIDVTKYMGKAEKLNITLPGHLISRIDEYVKAHPEQKSRSGFLAKAALRVLDHV, via the coding sequence ATGCTCTATCCCATCGCCATTCATCCTGGTGACGACACGCACGCCTGGGGCGTTGAAGTGCCGGATATTTCGGGCTGCTTCTCTGCGGGTGACGATCTGGACGACGCCTTGGCAATGGCCCGTGAAGCCATCGAAGGGCACCTACAGCTTCTGGCCGAAGAGGGCGCGCAGATCCCGCAAGCGAATACCTTGACCCACCACGCTGCCAATCCCGCATACGCCAGCAGTACCTGGGCTGTGGTAGATATCGACGTAACCAAATACATGGGCAAGGCAGAGAAGCTGAACATCACGCTCCCTGGCCATCTGATCAGCCGCATCGACGAGTACGTAAAGGCCCATCCCGAGCAGAAAAGCCGCTCAGGCTTTCTGGCCAAAGCGGCCCTCAGGGTGCTCGATCACGTTTGA
- a CDS encoding methyl-accepting chemotaxis protein: MFNSRLKQINSELEARLAMQEEVRENLEKEMIIIQLSGDGRIERVNDLFQSELGYRAGEVEGQYLTQLSPSDLARDPHQLRALSAIKERRHFNGALRLLGKDGQHVWLRSVVIPMSDHLTGAKQMVIHSSNLTRTIEASLENESLVKALLRSTAVIEFNLDGTVITANDSFLRGMGYNLSQVVGKHHSIFCTAEESASDAYRQFWERLRRGEFVVARFRRIDSGGRDVWLEASYNPITDIHGKLYKVVKFATVITEQVNLEKAVAEAANLAYSTSLQTDTSASKGREVIRNTVEVLHRLANSMENATQGIQALDQQGQMIEAIVKAISGIADQTNLLALNAAIEAARAGEQGRGFAVVADEVRQLASRTSKATQEIVGVVQQNQELASNAVDVINRSRELAGEALTLANASDTVIQDIQKDAECVVAAVSQFSSQVAN, translated from the coding sequence GTGTTCAACTCTCGCCTCAAACAAATCAACAGTGAGCTGGAAGCTCGCTTAGCGATGCAGGAGGAGGTAAGGGAGAACCTCGAAAAGGAAATGATCATCATCCAGCTCAGCGGCGATGGCCGTATCGAGCGTGTCAACGACCTGTTCCAGAGCGAACTCGGCTATCGGGCCGGGGAAGTCGAGGGGCAGTACCTGACCCAACTGTCGCCCTCGGATCTGGCGCGGGACCCGCACCAGTTGCGCGCCCTGTCGGCGATCAAGGAACGCCGTCACTTCAACGGCGCCCTGCGTTTGCTGGGCAAGGACGGCCAGCACGTATGGCTGCGCTCGGTGGTCATCCCCATGAGCGATCATCTGACGGGCGCTAAGCAGATGGTCATCCACTCCAGCAACCTGACGCGCACCATCGAGGCGTCGCTGGAGAACGAGAGCCTGGTCAAGGCGCTGCTGCGTTCGACCGCTGTGATCGAGTTCAATCTGGACGGCACCGTCATCACCGCCAACGACTCCTTCCTGCGCGGCATGGGCTACAACCTGTCGCAGGTGGTCGGCAAGCACCACAGCATCTTCTGCACCGCCGAAGAAAGTGCCTCGGACGCCTATCGCCAGTTCTGGGAACGCCTGCGTCGTGGTGAGTTCGTCGTCGCCCGTTTCCGCCGTATCGACAGCGGCGGCCGGGATGTCTGGCTGGAGGCGTCCTACAACCCGATCACCGACATCCACGGCAAGCTCTACAAGGTGGTGAAGTTCGCCACCGTGATCACCGAGCAGGTGAACCTGGAAAAAGCCGTCGCCGAAGCCGCCAACCTGGCCTACAGCACCTCGCTGCAAACCGACACCAGCGCCAGCAAGGGCCGTGAAGTGATCCGTAATACGGTCGAAGTGCTGCACCGTTTGGCCAACTCGATGGAGAACGCCACCCAGGGCATCCAGGCGCTGGATCAGCAGGGCCAGATGATCGAAGCCATCGTCAAAGCCATCAGTGGAATCGCCGACCAGACCAACCTGCTGGCACTCAACGCCGCGATCGAAGCTGCGCGTGCAGGCGAGCAGGGCCGTGGTTTCGCCGTGGTGGCCGATGAAGTCCGCCAGCTCGCCTCACGCACCTCCAAAGCCACCCAGGAAATCGTCGGCGTGGTGCAACAGAACCAGGAACTCGCTTCCAACGCCGTCGACGTGATCAACCGCAGCCGCGAACTGGCCGGCGAAGCACTGACACTGGCCAACGCATCCGACACCGTGATTCAGGATATCCAGAAAGACGCGGAGTGCGTCGTCGCCGCCGTAAGCCAGTTCTCCAGCCAGGTCGCGAACTGA
- a CDS encoding BRO-N domain-containing protein, translated as MNEHFESLRFTRHNRFLHALMLDSQAWFSVVDLGRLMGCHLNERLIRKLDDDQHRIISLNHHGNVRPTLMVSESGMYALMVYHHIPENQNLRRWLTHEVIPTLRATCAPTPEQAPSLSSLQWAGLSVSLLHWRNEAWVKWRDMPALIPSVEKAAGRSQG; from the coding sequence ATGAACGAACACTTCGAATCCCTCCGCTTCACCCGTCATAACCGTTTCCTGCACGCCCTGATGCTCGATTCCCAGGCATGGTTCAGCGTCGTCGATCTCGGCCGCCTGATGGGCTGCCACCTCAACGAACGGCTCATCCGCAAGCTCGATGACGACCAGCACCGCATCATCAGCCTCAATCATCACGGCAATGTCCGGCCCACGCTGATGGTCAGCGAATCCGGCATGTATGCGCTGATGGTCTATCACCACATTCCCGAGAACCAGAACCTGCGCCGCTGGCTCACCCATGAAGTGATCCCCACGCTGCGGGCGACCTGCGCGCCCACGCCCGAGCAAGCGCCCAGCCTGAGTTCACTGCAGTGGGCAGGCCTGTCCGTGAGCCTGCTGCACTGGCGGAACGAGGCCTGGGTCAAATGGCGGGACATGCCGGCGCTGATACCTTCGGTGGAGAAGGCAGCGGGGCGGTCGCAAGGCTAG
- a CDS encoding SDR family NAD(P)-dependent oxidoreductase translates to MSRTLVVFGAQNSAGALAARQYGNDGYDVVLVADDAQCVRALTTVLESEGISTRTFTGDVSSPEHAKAMIRSIRSTVGPIDAVYYGLDPLNTADYTAALNPASGTEACALTYLNMTAVVDEVLPEMRSRKSGAILVEHNGTEAAAQPTPGDDDPAAAACSYLQGLQQELACDGVHIGMLSIGSLFCRHNVGFVQRSSGPFTKA, encoded by the coding sequence ATGAGTAGAACGCTTGTGGTATTCGGTGCGCAGAACAGCGCAGGTGCCTTGGCCGCTCGCCAGTACGGCAACGACGGCTACGACGTGGTGCTGGTGGCCGACGATGCACAGTGCGTGCGCGCGCTGACGACCGTGCTGGAAAGCGAAGGCATCTCGACACGGACCTTCACCGGCGACGTCTCCAGCCCCGAGCACGCCAAGGCGATGATCAGGTCCATCCGCAGCACCGTCGGCCCCATCGACGCGGTGTACTACGGCCTCGACCCGCTCAATACGGCGGACTACACCGCCGCCCTGAACCCGGCCAGCGGCACCGAGGCATGCGCGCTCACCTACCTGAATATGACTGCCGTGGTCGACGAAGTGCTGCCGGAAATGCGCTCGCGCAAGTCGGGCGCCATCCTCGTCGAGCACAACGGCACCGAAGCCGCCGCGCAACCCACCCCCGGTGACGACGACCCAGCGGCCGCCGCCTGCAGCTACCTGCAAGGCCTGCAACAGGAGCTGGCGTGCGACGGCGTACATATCGGCATGCTCAGCATCGGCTCGCTGTTCTGCCGGCATAACGTGGGGTTCGTGCAGCGGAGCAGCGGGCCTTTCACCAAGGCCTGA
- a CDS encoding response regulator, whose translation MRILLVEDDLPMAQALQAALGRHGLIVDMVHSLAAAASTLRLHVHDLLLLDRGLPDGDGLDFIATARRLTPALPIVLLTARGEVAERVDGLNGGADDYVVKPVAADELLARIRAIARRPATVILPTATLGALSFDFTAGEAIVDGQPLHLPRRQLLILEALIYRQGRTVLRENLHEAVYGLADEIQSNALDAHVSKLRRALKEAEAGVEIAVIRGVGYLLKEGQ comes from the coding sequence TTGCGAATCCTTCTGGTCGAAGATGACTTACCTATGGCCCAGGCCCTTCAGGCAGCGCTGGGGCGGCATGGCTTGATCGTGGACATGGTCCATTCGCTCGCCGCAGCGGCGTCGACCTTGCGCCTGCACGTGCACGATCTGTTGCTCCTCGACCGTGGTCTGCCGGATGGCGATGGCCTCGATTTCATCGCCACGGCCCGGCGCCTGACGCCTGCCCTGCCCATCGTGCTGCTGACCGCCCGCGGGGAGGTCGCGGAGCGGGTCGATGGCCTCAATGGCGGGGCGGACGATTACGTGGTCAAACCCGTTGCCGCCGACGAACTCCTGGCCCGCATACGCGCGATCGCGCGGCGCCCGGCCACGGTCATTCTGCCCACCGCCACCCTCGGCGCGCTGTCCTTCGACTTCACCGCCGGTGAGGCCATCGTCGATGGCCAGCCGCTTCACCTGCCGCGGCGCCAGTTGCTGATTCTGGAAGCCCTGATCTATCGCCAGGGGCGGACCGTGCTGCGAGAGAACCTCCATGAGGCGGTCTACGGCCTGGCGGACGAGATCCAGTCGAATGCCCTCGATGCGCATGTCTCGAAGCTCCGGCGCGCCTTGAAAGAGGCGGAGGCCGGGGTCGAGATCGCGGTGATTCGTGGTGTCGGCTATCTGCTCAAGGAAGGCCAATGA
- a CDS encoding sensor histidine kinase, producing the protein MKALHSPSLIGRLLWSLCLMQVVVLVTSIAGTLYYIIDDRFTFMSDSVIDTLVSAIAVQPDGLAFERTDELRSLQADNPQLWVVIRDAKGHRQQLGDVPSAYQALERSLPLLGVSQMRALPEQNELTMRIEVKPIQDQQVHIMVGGVAMSDFKSLILQATGLLSPYFLTPLILFTLLATPIVVLHATRGVRRVTKEASALDISTPDAHLTEDSVPREIRPLVSAFNAAMERLSKAYHARDRFLRDAAHELRMPIAVLMARIDGMPSHPLKPVLLIDLSRLATVAEQLLDLQRLQSPQVEFVRVDLVALTRDLVSDIAPVALSRCDDLVLNAPDQPVWVLGQASALSRVITNLVQNALIHGEGTGTISITVAPRGTVAVADQGKGVASEDREHIFHPFYRGKTDVPGHGLGLHLVQEIVRAHRGRITVNDAAGGGAVFTVHLPVVSA; encoded by the coding sequence ATGAAAGCGCTGCACAGCCCCTCGCTCATCGGCCGCCTGCTGTGGTCGCTGTGCCTCATGCAGGTGGTGGTACTGGTGACCTCGATCGCGGGCACCCTGTACTACATCATCGACGACCGCTTTACCTTCATGAGCGACTCGGTCATCGACACGCTGGTGAGTGCCATTGCCGTGCAGCCCGATGGCCTGGCGTTCGAACGCACCGATGAGCTGCGCAGTTTACAGGCGGACAACCCGCAGCTCTGGGTGGTGATTCGCGACGCCAAAGGCCATCGTCAGCAGTTGGGTGACGTGCCGTCGGCGTATCAGGCGCTGGAACGCAGCCTGCCCTTGCTGGGCGTCTCGCAGATGCGCGCGCTGCCGGAGCAGAACGAGCTGACGATGCGTATCGAGGTCAAGCCGATTCAGGACCAGCAGGTGCACATCATGGTCGGCGGCGTGGCGATGTCCGACTTCAAGAGCCTGATTCTGCAGGCGACCGGCTTGCTCAGCCCCTACTTCCTGACGCCGTTGATTCTGTTCACCCTGCTCGCCACCCCCATCGTCGTGCTGCATGCGACCCGCGGTGTACGGCGGGTGACCAAGGAGGCCTCGGCGCTGGATATCTCCACCCCGGATGCGCACCTGACAGAGGATTCCGTGCCTCGGGAAATCCGCCCGCTGGTCAGTGCCTTCAATGCCGCCATGGAACGCCTGAGCAAGGCCTATCACGCCCGCGATCGCTTCCTGCGGGACGCGGCCCATGAGTTGCGCATGCCCATCGCCGTGCTGATGGCGCGTATCGACGGCATGCCTTCACACCCACTGAAACCGGTGCTGCTCATCGACCTGAGCCGCCTGGCCACCGTCGCCGAACAGTTGCTGGACCTGCAGCGGCTGCAGTCGCCCCAGGTCGAGTTCGTGCGCGTCGACCTCGTGGCCCTTACCCGCGACCTGGTCTCGGACATCGCGCCGGTGGCCCTCTCCCGCTGCGATGACCTGGTACTGAATGCGCCCGACCAGCCCGTGTGGGTGCTCGGCCAGGCCAGCGCACTGAGCCGCGTGATCACCAACCTGGTGCAGAACGCGCTCATCCACGGTGAAGGCACCGGGACCATCAGCATCACCGTGGCGCCACGCGGAACCGTGGCGGTCGCCGACCAGGGCAAGGGCGTGGCGAGCGAGGACCGCGAGCACATCTTCCACCCCTTCTACCGTGGCAAGACCGATGTTCCCGGCCACGGCCTCGGGCTGCATCTGGTGCAGGAGATCGTGCGCGCTCACCGGGGCCGCATCACGGTCAACGACGCCGCTGGAGGCGGTGCCGTGTTCACGGTTCATCTACCGGTCGTGTCGGCGTAG
- a CDS encoding ADP-ribose pyrophosphatase, with product MNDRNVRIVAQHTLSDNWYLLKKIEFEQQRRDGSWQAQTREVYDRGNGATIGLYNLAKRTVILTRQFRIPAYVNDHDGYLIEAAAGLLDNASPEERIRLEAEEETGYRVKAVRKVCEAFMSPGSVTERVHFFVGEYQPEDRVSDGGGLAAEGEDIEVLELPFDLALEMVDDGRIMDGKTIILLQYLKRLMPSSGPRMILVAGPYRSGTDDDPALLAANLQAMHMAAGALLQAGHFPLIAEWVALPLVQLAGSRNIGDQLFQAHFHEYAKTLLQRCDAVLRIGGASQGADLMVELAQQRGLVIYRDLSEIPAWQKP from the coding sequence ATGAACGACCGCAACGTACGAATCGTTGCGCAACATACCCTCTCGGATAACTGGTACCTGCTCAAGAAGATCGAGTTCGAGCAGCAGCGGCGGGATGGCAGTTGGCAAGCGCAGACCCGCGAAGTCTATGACCGGGGCAACGGCGCCACGATCGGGCTCTACAATCTGGCGAAACGCACGGTCATCCTCACCCGGCAATTTCGCATCCCGGCATACGTCAACGATCATGACGGTTACCTGATCGAAGCGGCTGCGGGCCTGCTGGACAACGCCAGCCCCGAAGAGCGAATCCGCCTGGAGGCCGAAGAGGAAACCGGTTATCGGGTCAAGGCGGTGCGCAAGGTCTGCGAGGCGTTCATGAGCCCCGGCTCGGTCACCGAGCGCGTGCATTTCTTCGTCGGCGAATATCAGCCTGAGGACCGGGTCAGCGACGGTGGTGGCCTGGCCGCTGAAGGCGAGGATATCGAGGTGCTGGAGCTGCCTTTCGACCTGGCGCTGGAGATGGTCGACGACGGACGGATCATGGACGGCAAGACCATCATCCTTCTGCAGTACCTCAAGCGACTCATGCCATCCTCCGGCCCCCGGATGATTCTGGTCGCCGGCCCCTACCGTTCTGGCACCGATGACGACCCCGCGCTGCTGGCCGCCAACCTGCAGGCCATGCACATGGCTGCCGGGGCGCTCCTGCAGGCGGGCCATTTTCCGCTCATTGCCGAATGGGTGGCGTTACCTCTGGTCCAGCTCGCGGGTTCGCGCAACATTGGCGATCAGCTGTTCCAGGCCCATTTTCACGAGTATGCCAAGACGCTTCTGCAGCGCTGTGACGCCGTATTGCGCATCGGCGGCGCGTCGCAAGGGGCGGACCTGATGGTCGAGCTGGCTCAGCAGCGAGGGCTGGTGATCTACCGCGACCTGAGCGAGATCCCCGCTTGGCAAAAGCCGTAG
- a CDS encoding GNAT family N-acetyltransferase — protein MIRSALPNDAKAIASVHIRSWQQAYAELLPSEYLGSLDSALAMREAFWARAIETGRETILVAELDEQVVGWISVGASRDSDAVAGVTGEVLAIYVLAEQWGSGVGLVLWEAGLQRLADHGYRQLTLWVLAANARARRFYRKAGWVAQAQHARSLERGGVKLEEIRYGWPVRRCNP, from the coding sequence ATGATCCGTAGTGCATTGCCCAATGATGCCAAGGCCATTGCCAGCGTTCACATCAGAAGCTGGCAGCAGGCTTATGCCGAGTTGCTGCCGAGCGAGTATCTGGGCTCGCTGGATTCGGCCTTGGCAATGCGAGAGGCATTCTGGGCTCGCGCAATCGAGACTGGGCGAGAGACCATTCTGGTCGCCGAGCTCGATGAGCAAGTGGTTGGCTGGATTTCAGTCGGAGCCAGTCGAGATAGCGATGCGGTGGCCGGAGTCACTGGCGAGGTCTTGGCCATCTATGTACTGGCCGAACAGTGGGGCTCAGGCGTCGGCCTGGTATTGTGGGAGGCGGGGCTGCAGCGTCTGGCAGACCACGGCTATCGCCAACTGACACTCTGGGTCCTGGCGGCCAATGCCAGGGCCAGGCGTTTTTACCGCAAGGCCGGTTGGGTGGCGCAAGCGCAGCATGCGCGTAGCCTCGAGCGTGGCGGTGTGAAACTGGAGGAGATTCGATACGGATGGCCAGTAAGGAGATGCAACCCATGA
- a CDS encoding arsenate reductase ArsC translates to MSEKLRVLFVCVANDARSPMAEALLRHLDSEHFEAHSAGTQPGQLDPRVTTTLAHAGVSPEGLRSKSMDEFAGQHFDYLIDLCDKSSDEPLLLPSSREALVWNFADPTADEHDDAFRHTFQEISERVRMFTLVKNKVVNA, encoded by the coding sequence ATGAGCGAAAAACTACGGGTCTTGTTCGTCTGCGTCGCCAACGATGCACGTTCCCCCATGGCCGAAGCGTTATTGCGCCACCTGGACAGCGAACACTTCGAGGCGCATAGCGCCGGAACCCAGCCGGGGCAACTCGACCCTCGGGTCACCACCACCCTGGCGCACGCCGGAGTCAGCCCCGAAGGGCTGCGCAGCAAGTCGATGGACGAATTCGCAGGCCAGCACTTCGATTATCTGATCGACCTGTGCGACAAGTCCTCCGACGAACCTCTGCTTTTGCCATCCTCCAGAGAAGCACTGGTGTGGAATTTCGCCGATCCCACTGCCGATGAACACGATGACGCCTTCCGCCATACCTTCCAGGAAATCAGCGAACGCGTACGCATGTTCACCCTGGTCAAGAACAAGGTCGTGAATGCCTAG
- a CDS encoding GNAT family N-acetyltransferase — MSTRIEIKTNPGEDERSAILRPLRAYNLAQAGDPKPEAIALLVRDERSDEVIGGLYGEIFYRWLFIELLAIPEQTRGQGTGSRLMNMAEEVAREKGCVGIWLDTFSFQAPAFYEKHGYSQFGELDVYPAGHKRLFFQKRLL; from the coding sequence ATGAGCACCCGTATCGAGATCAAGACCAACCCCGGAGAGGACGAGCGCTCGGCGATTCTCCGGCCCTTGCGGGCATACAACCTGGCCCAGGCGGGTGACCCGAAGCCGGAGGCGATCGCCTTGCTGGTTCGCGACGAACGCAGCGATGAGGTGATTGGCGGGCTCTATGGCGAGATTTTCTATCGCTGGTTATTCATCGAGTTGCTCGCCATCCCGGAGCAAACGCGAGGGCAGGGCACCGGTTCACGGCTGATGAACATGGCCGAGGAGGTGGCGCGCGAGAAGGGTTGCGTGGGCATCTGGCTCGACACCTTCAGCTTTCAGGCCCCCGCCTTCTACGAGAAGCATGGCTACAGCCAGTTCGGTGAACTGGATGTTTATCCGGCAGGGCACAAACGTCTATTTTTCCAGAAGCGTTTGCTGTGA